A segment of the Chlorocebus sabaeus isolate Y175 chromosome 15, mChlSab1.0.hap1, whole genome shotgun sequence genome:
GAGACTTCAGTCATCCTTCTGTGTGCATCGCCGCAactgagaggaaggaaagagcaCTGGATGTGGAGTGAGGAGACCTGAATTCTATCACTATTCTGTTCTGCAGAACCCAACAGTatgtcattaaaacaaaacaatacaaaaacctGTCTGTGAAAGGAGACTCATAAGTAAGGGAATTTTGATGATTTCCCAGTTTACTTATGTCCTTAATTCTAAGGAAGTGCAATAAGGGACTTGTCAATAGCAAACCCTTTAAGTTTCAGGGAGATGGGAgctgcttcttttccttttatttcaaattattttaagcatTAAAAAGAGCGGGGAAAAACTAGACTGGTgtcagaagaaagaacaaaacccTGTTCATAAGTTTCTCACTGGGTCtgaggcaaatcacttaacctctctgggcctcaattttctcaactgtaaaatgggagttGGATTAGGTGTGGGCTGTgttgctgttataaacattcattcattcattcattcattcattcattcattcattcattcactcattcaatatTTCAGAACCTATTCCATCCCAGGAATGTCCCAGGCAATAGGTTATAGAGTTAAAAAACAGACAAGAACCTTGCACTCCCACCTACATTTCAGAGGAACCAAAAATAGAGAACTAAATAAGATAATGTCAGACAGTGACAAGCACTAAGAAAACAATACACCAGGAGTGCTTGAGTTTGGGTGGAGTGTTGTTACTTTACTTTAAGAAGGGTGGTGGGGGACAGCTTCTCTGAACTGGTGAGACTTGAGCTGAGTCTGGaatgatgagaaggaaccagacaCTTGCCTCCAAGCAGAGGTAACAGAAGGGCAAAAGCCCTGAAGTAGGAATAGGCTTACTTGGTGAAGAGAAGCTATCCCCTTTTCATTGTATACCCCACTCCTAGTGGTGTGTATTAATgccatttaaatatattcatacaaGACACTTTAAAGAGGAGTAAAATATCATTGGATTTGAACAGTTCCCTCAAGGCAGGCCTTCTCTTCCACACGGCTCCTTTGTTGTTCTCAGGTTTCTGTCCTCATGGTCATAAATTCCCTTACTCCAGGCAGCACTAAACAGGATTTAAATCAGTGCTTTTCAATCTTTTATAACAGCGACCCATAGTGAGAAGTAAACTTTATGTTGCAACCCAGCATCcatataaaactaaacaaaagttttaaaaatcaccaacTTTACTGACTCCCTGCAATACACTATcaaacattctattttatttctttttttttaaatgctagggTGATTTCATGGGTAACTTACTGTTTGTAAAACACTATTCTAAACCAACATTGACTAGTAATTTTGTTCAAACACAaaccaaaacatgaaaaaatacagCATTAACCTCCAATGCCACCTCCTCCCTTTTTTCTGTACACATCCTTGCTTTGACACAATGAAATCTAAATTTCTCTGTGTAACTTGTAGAGGAAATGACCAGAAGAGGCATTTCCAGGAAAGCTGGAAGTGAAGGAAAGAAACCcaaatatgcaaatatgcaaACTGTTCACTAGGAGAGGATACACCATTGGTTTCAAAGACTGCCCAAGAAGAAAAGATTCATAGTCTTCACAATAACCAGAAGaggtgtgtatgtgttgggggtgggggtaggaggTGGTGCTAGGTAAGCCATCAAATTTTAAGTTCCTGGAGGGAAGGCAGTCTGTATCCCTACCTTCCCTCACCAGAATTTCAGCCCCATGTGGACTGATGTGTAACCACAGCACCAGAACCATCCCTGGCACACAGCACATACATGGGAGCTCAAAAACAATTTGTTTCACAACTTTAGAATAATGGACCTCACTGTCACCATCAAACCCTAACTTTGCACGTATGCCCAATTATTAAATGTTCCTGGAATGTATAAATGTCATGCAATAGTAAACTAACTTCTTGTTTATTTCCCAGTCATTGTTCAAGCCCGGGTATTAATGAGGTATTTTTCTCAAGCacaaagtgggaaaaggatattttctATTGCAAGCTACAAGAGACAGTATTGGCTGTAATGGAAAGATTCCACCTCTGTTAGTGGCTATGGTAAACTCCTAAACAGCTGGGATTAAAATAAGTATGTTAATTTCATAAGTAGTTTCCCAAGGGAAACTAACCAGCAGGCTGTCAGCCAAGGGTTCTCTCTGATAGAACCACGGAAATTTCTCTGTGAAACAGTTACCATCCTCACCCCTGAAGTCAGAAGTGCATGCACCCAATTTTTAGGAGCCCCGTGGTCCTGGTGTCGCAAAAATTACACCTGCAAGGCAAGCATTTTCCCACCTGCCACACGGCTGCCACACACAGAAAGCAGCTCCTTTCAACTATGCCCTTCAGCCCTAATTAGGATCATCATTAATGATTTCAAATTACAACTGTTGCTTTATCTCAAAACAGTGCTAAACAGGGGAGCTACATTCATGATGGTTTTCTTGTAAGTCATTTATCTGCTCGTCTCTCAGGGGCAAAAAAGATGTTGAGACAAGTGTGAACCTGCCAGAGCTGCTTCTTATAGATGcagccctcctctcctccctccctcttttccactCCAGCACCCCTCCCAGTCTGGCTTTCCTGAATTGAGGCAGTAGCCTCCGGTAAGAAACTGTAAGTGGCTCGGTTATCAAAACAAGGAGGGATTCACAGCAGAGGGAGTGAGTCAGGCGACCGAGGGAAGAACCCCTCCCTTATCCTGACAGATCCATTTACCCCGTTCCCCCAGGTCAACAATAACTCGGGTTTCATAAAGGAAGAAAGTCTTAGAGGAGGAAAATCAACCTATCCAAATACAGGAGCATCTGCTTAACGCAAGACGGAACGAACCCCGCTGCCAGACCGGTGGTGTGGGCAGGAGAATGTGTGCGTGTGCATAGGGACAAGCCTATATACGGATGAGACATTAGTAGCAACGAGAGGAGAGCCACCACCATTGACAAAGCCACAACTATTACGTTTTGAAATACCCCCGCAGGCACTGACTTTTGGTGCCAGAATCTCCCCGGATTTATTTTCAGGCAAGTGACTCACAACCTGGTCTCCACAAGTAATTCCATTAAAATGAGTCGCCGGTTCCACTAACCCGACTTTCCGCTGCCCTCTGGctgctcctccttcctctccgCCCATCCTGCAAACCCAGACAGCTCACAGACCGAGAAACCTTATCCCCAGGGGAGCAGACGGCAGGCTCTCCGGCCTGGCCCCCACCCTCAAGGAAGAATGAATGGGGCCGGGGGCGGGCGGGAGCGTAGGGAGGGGGCGTGCGGGCTGTGCGCGGGGTGTGTACGCGTGTGTGCGCGCGTGGGCACGCACCCCGGCCAACTTACGGAGGTGGAGTTGGTCCTCGCCTGGCCCTGGTTCCGTACCTCCTGCTCCCGGAACTGCAGCCCAGCCAGATGCTTCTCCAGCGCCTCCCAATCCATAGGTGGCACCGGGGGCTCTTCGGGGACGCACGTCCCGCCGTCTGGGGGCTGAAGGCAGAGCCCCCCAGCCGCCGGGCCGCGGCCACTGCGCCGGCCCCCAGCCGGCTGGGGCTTTTGGATCGCCCGGCGGGGGCCCCGGGAACTGCTCGACCGGCCAGCCACCACCACGTTGCCATTGTGCCTAAGGTCCTGGGGGTCGTGCTGGTGGAGGTTGCCGTTGGGCACCGGGGGCGGCATGGCGGTGGTGGCGCtcctgcccccgcccccgccgccgccgctgcggGTCCTGGCGCTTACGTCCCCCGGCTCCCGGGCCGGACAGCGGTCATCCCGGTACCCTCGCTGGTCGCGCtcgtcctcctcttcctcctcctccccgtcCTCCTCCGGCGCCCACTCATCAATCACCTTCTTCTGGTAGACCGGGAAGGGCTCCTCATAGTCCTCCAGGGCAGACACCAAGTCCAGGCTGCCCCCCGGCGACGATGAGGATTTGCACTCGGAGCAAGGGGTCACTTTGGTGGAGTTGGACTGTGAACTGGcgcggctgctgctgctgctgctgccggcGTCACTGCCTAGATCCATCCCATCCTCTCGGTAATCCTGCGGGAAGGAGGTAGAGAGAGTGAGCCGCTGGGCCgagcctgctccagcctcccgCCGCCCGCCGCGAACGCCCCGGCCCAGGGCCCCGCACCCTGCGCCCGCTGGGTCCGAGGTGCGTCCGAGGTGGGTCCGAGCCAGCACCAGCCTGAGGCTTCCCTCCTGCCCGCCTTTCCTCTCGCACAGCCAGACTTCCTGCCGGTAACTAACCCTCAAATTAGCAAAGGGGTGCCCAGCCACCAGCGCGTACACTTTTCATACGAGGGGCCCCGCGGCGCGTGCAGACTTTGTATTAACCATTTTGCGCCGGGCGCGCCCCTTTACCCCGCCCCAAGGATTCTCCAAGAACCAGACACTTTCCCAGGAAATTATAATTCCCTGGGGGCGGGAACTGCGAAGAGGGTGGGCGGCTACTAATTTCGCACCCTGCTCTAGGCGCTGAGACCACCCCCCGcctggccccgcccctccccgccccttcCCCGCCCGCGGCTGGGAGCCCCGGTCCGCGCGGGAGCCGAGCTTTACTTTCTAAGGAACCGCTGGCAGTTGGAGGTCTCACTCACGCCTCCGCGCCTCTCTGGccggcccctcctcccacccaccgGAAGGTTCGGGGTGGGGAGCACCCTCGGCGCGCGCCGGGCAGGGTGGTCCCCCGCCTCCCCAAAAGGTGTTCCTGGCCGGGGCGCGGCGGCAAGTCGctgcaggcgccgccaccgccCTAGGGGAGGGAGGACGCGCCCTCCTGGCGGTGGAGCCGGTCCCGCCACCGAGCATGCCCAGAGGCTGCCGGGCGCGGCGCAGTCCGCAGTCCGGGTTTCCGCGGCAGCGGCTGGAGCGGGAGGCAGGCTGGGATGGGGTTGGAGGGGCCCAGGATAGGCCCAAAAGAAGGGGGCACTGGGCGTTAGGGGCGCAGATCCAGCCAGTTAGCAAGGGCGGCGCGCTGGGGAGAGTGGTGTATTTTTACGCCGACACCCGTATTTTCTTGGCGTGCCTCAAGCCGTCTTCTCTGCGTGACTCGTTACCCCGCCGAGGCCACCCAGCACCCCAGAACACGAGTCTGGCACCTCCTATTCCACGCGGAAATGCCCGAGTGACCCTGTGAAGGAcctccctcccctcacacacGCATATACACAAGCCCATGTGGGAGCCCGAGTGACGTGTGCTCGGCGGTCATGCACCATCATTTCCCTTCCACCTTCCTCCTCGCCGCTTCCTCTCCCTCCACTGCACAGCTCCAGCCGCCCTGCCGCCGCCGCATCCCCTTCCAAGTTCAGGCTGTGGGTGGAACCTGTTGCTTTAGCTCACGTTTCCTTTCCCCTCCGGGCCGCACGCTGAGGATGACCTCAGCGAGGTGTGTGTATGGGGAATGGAGGGTAAGTGCGAGAAAGGACTCCTGTCTGGCAAGGAGACGGAGGAAGCGGGTGGGGGCGAATGTTCTAAAGGGTTGGGCAAGCCACCAGAGACTCTCTGCCACCTCCAATCAAGGGGACCTTAAAGGAGGGGAAGAGGTAGATATCAAGTGAGGGTGCCCCTGGCACATCCGCTGCCTTTGCTTCCTTAGGTATTTCAGGTACCTAAGTCAAAGAAACCTATGCTGGCGTTTTCAAAAATGTACGGGCTGCCTGAGTCTGGCAGCTAATCTCCTTTGGAAGAAGgttctgtgaaatgaaaaatacCAACACTTGGAAAAACATAGATGCGTCACAGAGCACCTACTAAGAatttcctgtgaaccaaccattCTGACCTGTAAGAACTGGGAAACTAGGAAATGCTGTTTTCTCTGTGGTGATTGTGaaaaatattacttaattttATAACAAATTGGAGAGAACCAATTTCTCTGAACTTCCAGATTTGGGCCTGTTGCTAATTATTCCCAGTGAATTCTAGCCTGGACCAAATGACTTCCCTGGCGTGGCACAGTCCAGATGGAAGAACAGGGCAATGCATGGGATTCCTAAGTAGGGAGTGGCTGCCACCCTGAGGATTCTTCTAAGCCCTAGTGGAATGTGGTGCTGAGACCCTTTTTGAAGTGATTTCTGTGAGGCAGGACTCTCCTGTCCTAGGTAGACCTGAGCCAGGGAAGATAATCTAACCTTTCAACTCCTCTGGAAGCAGCAATCTTAGGAATAACTGGAAAAGGGGCCTTCTGGTCTGGCCAGCTCTTTTGTAAAACGGTACTGATGATTATTTAAATTGTCTTTTATGGTAACATCTGTAAACAGCCTGTCTTGTGCTCCAAATATGGTTTGATTTTGAGATTGCTCTGGAGCCCTGCCTGCCACTCCAGCGGGTGGAGGTGCCCCGGTCAGTAGGAAGATGTGAGTAGGAAACATTTGATGTGCTGGGAATTAGATAGCTGTTTTTCAGTTCACCCTATGACCTGGCATGGCTTAGATCACAAAAAGCTCCCTGCTTTGTGGCAGGACACAGGTAGACAGATAAGTACTGATCACCTGGGGTGATGAGAGAGAGCTGTGGTTTCATTCCAGGTTTTGAACATTAGGACCTCCTCAGCCACCCACCCAGACTCCCTCTGAGCTCTGGGCTCATCCCCCTGTTGCCCAGATGGTCCATGTTCAGGGAATGCAAAATAAGGCCTAAGAAAAATGTTTGGCAAAGAAAGTCTACTGCCAAAAATGCATGGCATTTCAAAGCCAAATATAAACATCTTTGAATTACctgtacttttaaattattttccgaCCAGATATTTCTGGATCAGATGGGAAAGTACCAggtttcccttcttttctcttcacGCAAGGTGCCTGGCTAGCccagtttcctttctgtttccagCCTTCCATCTCCTGCCAGGAACCCTCCCACTTTGGAACAGGAAGCTCTGCCAACTCCTAGGCCCAGCAACAGCCTGCAGATATGTCCAGCAGGATAGGGAgatgatttgcaaagtgattgaAAGATTCTGTCTTCCTGTTTACAGGAACATTTTTTCAAGTTAGGGGCTTGGAGCTTTCAGACTTAGATTTGTCTCCTGAAACCTTTGTAAATTAGACATCAGAGGTGTGGGATAAGCACCTTCATGCTCTGGCTCCAGCACCTTtccccatcaatcaacaagtccTGTCAATCTACCTAAATACAAGGTCCCTCTCAAATACCCACTGCCCCCACCCTATGGGCTGCTGTGTCCTGAAATTACTAAATAGTTTCCCAACTGATTCCTgcccattcttttcatggagccagAGTGGCCttactaaaatgcaaatctgaacaAGTTTCTCCCTTGCTTCATTAACTACTCCCCTACCCACCCGGGTCTACTCACTGCTCTTAAAGGAACTATTTCTCCTCCTCCACCCCACTTCTTTTGGTAAATTTttactcatccttcaagtctcagcttaaatgttacTTCCTCAGGGAAAACTTGCCTGATTCTCTACACCTGCCCTTACTGGGTCAGGTGACATTCGCATGTGCCCATGACACTCACTGCATATTGAGGTTGCTGTTTAATTGCTAATCTTCTCTACTAGACTCATGataggaaatacattttatatcaaGACACAGGCCACACATTCATATAAAAGTATATGCAAGGGAAAGAAAGTTTCATAAAACTCTTATTTTGTAAAATCATATCGAATTCATGTAAAACTAAATCTGGTCACGCCTTACTGCATTGACTTCCCAACCCTTAGATGGGTCAGGGCTTCTAATGTGAAAAAAATACTCTAAATTCCATGAAGTGGGGGACAATTTCTCTCATTCACGGTAATTGGAATGGAATAGGAGCTTAATAGGTATTTGCTGCTGGAATTATTAATGATAATATCTAATTCATATCATCCTCAAAGATCCTATGAAGAAACTACTATTATCCCTACTTAcagatgaggaggctgaagaCAGTGAGATTAAGTAACTCGCCCAGTGTCAAAAAGCTGGTAAGGTAGATGGCAGAGTCTGGATTTGAACCTGAGTAGTTTGCATTCAGAATTCTCGTCCTAGTCACTCAGCTCAGTATCCTCTGGTCAAGGTGCATATGAATGaatttaccaagcaaaaatgTCAGAAAGGATCTCCTTGCAGCAACTTCAAACTAGATCTCAGTCTGCCTTGCAGAGGCTCCTTGGGCAGTATTTATGTCTGTGCAGTGAAGAAGGCATCTGGCAAGAACAGCTGTTCCCCTTTGCTCACATGTGCTCAACCTCCTTAACCACCAAGTCCAGCAATATTTAGCAAGTAGGGAGATTTAATTGTGTAAAGGAAGAGTATAGATACTTCCAGAAATGCAATTTCACATTGTTATGAACTATGTGCTGTatgtccccccacccccccaaa
Coding sequences within it:
- the SCHIP1 gene encoding schwannomin-interacting protein 1 isoform X1 encodes the protein MKSDYREDGMDLGSDAGSSSSSSRASSQSNSTKVTPCSECKSSSSPGGSLDLVSALEDYEEPFPVYQKKVIDEWAPEEDGEEEEEEDERDQRGYRDDRCPAREPGDVSARTRSGGGGGGGRSATTAMPPPVPNGNLHQHDPQDLRHNGNVVVAGRSSSSRGPRRAIQKPQPAGGRRSGRGPAAGGLCLQPPDGGTCVPEEPPVPPMDWEALEKHLAGLQFREQEVRNQGQARTNSTSAQKNERESIRQKLALGSFFDDGPGIYTSCSKSGKPSLSSRLQSGMNLQICFVNDSGSDKDSDADDSKTETSLDTPLSPMSKQSSSYSDRDTTEEESESLDDMDFLTRQKKLQAEAKMALAMAKPMAKMQVEVEKQNRKKSPVADLLPHMPHISECLMKRSLKPTDLRDMTIGQLQVIVNDLHSQIESLNEELVQLLLIRDELHTEQDAMLVDIEDLTRHAESQQKHMAEKMPAK